In the genome of bacterium SCSIO 12827, the window GACGGGGCCGTCGCTGCTTTCTAATGACGGAGACAGAAACATCCATGGTCCACGACGTTCGGAAAAGTGAGCCCACGGATCAGCCAGGAATTTTCAAGCGCTATCCACGGGCATTCCCCGGGGAGAACCTCATCCCTTTGGTCGCGTCTCTGCTGGACGATCCTGCATCCGTACTGTCCCTAATTGCCCTATCGGCCTCTGAAATCACGGGACACGCAGCCTGTACATTCTGCAAACTTGAAGGGCAAAACCGGCGTGTAGCGCTGCTTGGTCCGATTGCAGTTGATCCTGACCACCAGAGGCAGGGAGTCGGCCAGGCCTTGGTAAGTGACGTCTTTACCCGCATGGCAGCATGCGACATTGATCGGATTTTCGTACTCGGCGATCCCGCATATTACCAGCGGTTCGGCTTCGCGCCCGAAACCGGTGTCGAACCGCCCTATCCGTTACCTAAAGAATGGCGTAGCGCCTGGCAATCACGATTGCTGAATGGTGACGACACCAGTCTTTCCGATCGAATGGCTGTGCCCGCGCCGTGGCGTATTCCGGCCCTTTGGGGCCTTTAATCCGGTCGCTTCGCCACCATGTCGATCTCGACCAGCGCACCCCGCGCAAGGCCGGTGACGCCGACGGTGGTGCGCGCCGGCAGGCGGTCCGCCGGGAAATAGGATTTGTAGACCGCATTCATGGCTTCGTAGTCGCGTTCGAACCGCGTCAGGTAGAGGCGACACGACAGAACGTGGCTGAGGTCCAGCCCCAGTTCGCCGAGCACGATGATCAGGTTGTCCATGACGCGCCGCGTCTGGGCCTCGATCCCATCGGGCAGCGGCGCCGTGTCGTCGTTAGGGTCCGTCGGCATCTGGCCGGTCAGCTGTACCCAGCCGTCACATTCCACGGCATGACTGAAGGGGGCGACCGGCGCGGCGGCGCGGTCGAAGAAATGAAAGACCGGGCCGGCCATCACACGTATTCCTCGGTCTCGTAGACGAACCCGTCCAGGTCGCCCGTCTGGAAGCCGAGATAGATCGGCCCGCCGCCCGAACGGTAGATGTTGACCTTGGCGTTGTAGACTTTGCGGCTAAGCCCGTGCTTGTCGCGCAGGATGTAGCGCTTGACCCCGAATTGACCTGAATCCAGGCGCTCGCCGGTCAGGTAGCACTGAATCGATTCCACGTTCTCGCCGGACAGTTCCATGCCTTCCAGGTGCGACAGCGACTGCCGCGTGCGTTCGATGAATTCCGAAGTGCCGATGCGCTTGATCGCGCCCGTGTCGTTTTCGCGCATGTCGACATGGAAGTCGCCGACCACGATCTGTCCCGGCAGGGCGTGGTCGATCATGCGCGCCAGTTCGATGGTCACGTCGCCGACGATATAGCTGTAAACCGTCGGGCGAAGCCCTTCGGACTGGAAGAATTCGTAATGGGGCCCGACATGGAACGACGCCCGCAGCCGCGGCGTGGTGTTGGCCTTGCCCTTGGAGCGCGCGATGGCGTTGTCGGCCAGCACCAGATGCATCAGATGGTACAGGTTGACGTTGGATTCGATGCTGCGGTCGCGGTTCCAGATGTAAAAGCCGTCGCCGGTGGTCGAGCGCGCGAACTGGATGTCCAGGTTGCGGGCCAGCATCTTGGAAAACGACGCGTTGACGGAATAGGCCAGGCTGTTCAACTGCGTCACCTGTTCAAGCGGCGAAAAAAGCGAAAAGCCGACGATGTCGAACAGCGCCACGGCGCCGTTGCGGATATAGGAAATGCTGTAGCGGCGAACGACGGCTTCCAACAGATCGTCGGCCAGATCCTCGCCGGGGGTGAAGCTGAGCTCGACCCGGTTGGGTTCATACCCGAAGTACTTGGCGATGGTGTCGAAGCCTTCTTCGTCAGTCAGCGTATTGCCGGCGATCACCTCGTCCACGAATTGCAGGCTGTCCGCCGCCTCGCCCGCCGTTCGGGCCGCCATTTCACCCAGGATGTAATGGGGGATGACCAGCACGCGGATGCCCCTGCCCGCCGGCGTCCAGGCCAAAACGATGTTGCGGCCCAGCCCCCACAGGCGATGCAGTGCCTTATCCAGTTCCTCGACATAACTGCGGGCAGCGGTCGACAGTTCGTCAAGCGACGCCCGATCCAAAACCGGCGGACTGAAACCGTCCGTGTCGTGAATGCTGTCGTTCATCAACCGATCCTTCCCGGCCGAACCTTACGGCCGGGTGCCGCGCGAAATACGCCGGTAAACCCCAGGCACCCGGACAGTCCGGGCGCAGGTAGTGTAACGACGGGGTCCCTCGCCGCACAAGTCATTGAATTTACTTGGCTGAGTATGCCTGAAATTACTTAAGCGAGTTTTACCGCCGTGCCGTTCGCGCTGACCATCAGCATGCAGGACTTGTCCGACGAGATGGCCTCGTAATCCAGATCAACGGCGACGATCGCGTCCGCACCCAGTTCCGCCGCCCGCGCCTGCATATCCTCAAGCGCGAATTCCTTGGCCTTCTGCAATTCCTTTTCATAGGCGCCGGAACGGCCGCCGACGATGTCGCGAATGCCCGCGAAAAAGTCCTTGAAGATGTTGGTCCCCATGACCGCATCGCCGGACACGACGCCCAGATAGGCGCTGACTTGGCGGCCTTCGACGGAATCGGTGGTGGTGATGATCATTCCTGTTTCCTTCCCTTTGCTGCTTCGGCTCGATTGCTGGCCCTTAGTAAACCGGCGGCACGCCGGCCTGTGCAAGTGATTCAGTCTGGCGGGCGCGCAGGCGGTCCAGATCGAAGTCGTCGATCAGGTCGTGGAACATCCGGTGCCAGTTGATTTCCGCCCTAAGATGCGTGAACACGCTGCCCAACCCGATGGCCGCCCGGTCCATCAGCACGAATTCCCGGGGCGGCGTAACCCCGCCCAGTTCACGTAGTTTCTTGTGCACGTTGGCGGCGATGCCGGCACCGTATGCCGTGCCGCCCGTCTCCTGAATGCTCTGCACCCGGTCAGCCAGCAAGGGGCCGTAGAGGAACCGCGCCCATTCATTCAGAACGGCGATCATTTCCTTGGACGGGTTCTCGAACCCCCAGGTTTCATAGGCATGGACGGCCAAGGCTTCGTCATCGGTGCTGAGTGCGGTGTACAGGTCGATCACCGCACCTACGAATTCCGGGCGGAACACACGGATACAGCCGAAATCCAACAGGTTCACCGTGGCGTCCGGGCGCACCGAATAATTACCCAGGTGCGGATCACCGTGAATCACCCCGAAGAAATAGAACGGCACGTACCAGGCGCGAAACATGTTGAGCGCGATGGCGTTGCGGTGTTTCAGGCTGCTGTCCACCTGATCCATCAGGGGAGCGCCGCTCAGCCAGGTCATGGTCAACAGTCGGTCGGTGGACAGGTCGTCCACGACGTCGGGCACATGCACCCCCGCCTCGTCCGCCAACATGGCCCGGTACAGCGCCATGTTGCGGGCTTCCCGACCGTAATCCAATTCCTCGCGCAGCCGTTCCTTCAATTCCAAATGGATCTGCGACGGGTCGATGGCGCGGTCGTAGCGGCGGTAGAGGGCGAACACGGCCTTAAGCTGCGACAGGTCCGCCTCCACCGCGGACGCCATGTCGGGGTATTGGATTTTGCAGGCGAGGTCACGGCCGTCGTGTGATTTGGCCCGATGGACCTGTCCCAGGGATGCCGCCGCCGCGGCCTCGCGCTCGAACGCCCCGAACCGAGTCTGCCAGTCCGGCCCCAATTCGGACGCCATCCGCCGGCGCACGAAAGCCCAGCCCATGGGCGGTGCCGACGTCTGCAATTTGCGCAGTTCATGGACGTATTCGTCGGGCAAAAGGTCCGGCACCGTGGCCAGAATCTGCGCGACCTTCATCAAGGGCCCCTTGAGGCCGCCCAGCGCCGCCTGCAGGTCGGCGGCATGCACGCCCTTGTCCAATTCCAGACCGAACAGCCGATTGCCCGCCAATTTCGCCGCCAACCCGCCGACCGTGCCGCCGACCCGGGCATAGCGCCGGACCCGCCCGGCAACCGTATTCCTGTCCGATGGCGGGCGATCAGACATTCAGTTCCCTCAACCAGTCGGCGATGGTCTCGGCGGCCTCTTCCCAATCGTCTTCCAGCATCACCGCATGGCCCATGCCGTCGAAGATATGGGCCTGGGTGCCCAGGAAGGCCGCCGTGCCGTGGACGAAAGCGGGGGGGATCAGGTTGTCATGCTCCGCCCCCAACACTAGGGCCGGGATGCCGCGCAGGCCCATCATGGGCGGCATGAAGACCGTGTGCTGATCCATGACCGCGCGTCGACTTTCCATTTGGAACCAAGGCAGCAGACGTTCGGAAACGGCCTTCGGAACATGACTGTTGAAGATCGATTGATGCAGGGTTTCAAGGCTGTCCAGCGGTTCGCCCGTGGATTCGATGCGGGCAATCTCCCAGATCAGCATGGGCCGCGACAGCGCCAGGGCGACCGACGGACCGGCCAGACCCGTGGGCGGGACCGATGACATCAGAACGGCCGCCGCGACGTCCCGGTCCATGGCCAGCCGCTGGGCAACGAAACCACCCATGGAATGACCGATCAGGACGGGCGGGCGCGGCAGGGTGTCGACGACCTCGGACACGGCATCGACGAAATCCTGAATGCCGAAGTCGTGCAGCTGATCGTAATCAGGCATGCCCTTGCGTCCCGGCAGGTTGACCGCAAGGCAGGAAAACCCCTGCTTCCCAAAGTACGGCAGGAAATGTTCAGCCCAGGTCCAGGCCCCGGCGAAGGCGCCATGGATGAAGACCAGAGGCGCATGGTCGGAATCTTCGGGTGCGGGCCCCGCACGCAGCACGCGTTGGCCGGAGCCGGGCGCATCGGTCATTCCCTAAAATTCCTGTTCCAGTTCGTCGACGAACCCGGACAGCATGGACAGACCCCGGTGCCAGAAATCGGGATCCGACGCATCCAGCCCGAACGGCGCCAAAAGTTCCTTGTGGCGCAGCGTACCGCCCGCCCGCAGCATGTCCAGGTACTTGGCCTGGAAACCCGGATGGCCGCCCTGGAACACATCGTAAAGCGAATTCACCAGACAGTCGCCGAAGGCATAGGCGTAGACATAGAACGGCACATGCACGAAATGGGAGATATAGGCCCAATAATGCCGATATTCGTCGTCATAGCGGAACGCCGGACCTAGGCTTTCGGTCTGCACGTCCATCCAGATGTCGCCCAGGCGTTCCGGCGAAAGTTCGCCCTTGGCCCGTTCGTCGTGAACTTTGGATTCGAACATGTGGAAAGCGATCTGGCGGACCACCGTGTTGAGCATGTCCTCGACCTTGCCGGCCAGCATGACCCGGCGGCGCGCCGGGTCGGTTTCGCCCGCCAGCATGGCGCGGAAGGTCAGCATCTCGCCGAACACGGATGCCGTCTCGGCCAGGGTTAGGGGCGTGTCGGCCAGAAGATTGCCCTGGGGCGCCGCCAATACCTGATGCACGCCATGGCCCAGTTCGTGGGCCAGGGTCATGACGTCGCGTGAGCGGCCGTGGAAATTCAACAGGATATAGGGATGGGCCGAGGGCACGGTGGGATGGGCGAAGGCACCTGAATCCTTGCCCGCCGTCGGCTGCGCGTCGATCCAGCGTTTGTCGAAGAACTGCTTGGCGATGTCGGCCATGTCAGGGTTGAAGGCCCCGTAGGCGCCCAGCACCGTATCCCGCGCTTCATCCCAGGAGTACTTGCGGTCGGCCGCCGTCGGCAGGGGCGCGTTACGATCCCAGTATTCCATCTGATCGACGCCGAACCATTTGGCCTTCAGCTTGTAATAGCGGTGCGACAGCTTGGGAAAGCTTTCGCGCACGGCGGTGACCAGGGCGTCCACGACCTCGTCCTCGACCTGATTGGCCAGATTGCGGTAGGACACGGGCCGCGGGTAGCCGCGCGACTTGTCGTCGATGGCCTTGTCCTTGACCAGGGTGTTGTAGGTCAGGGAGAACAGCTTGATATTGTCGCCGAGCCCCTTGCCCACGGCCTTGGCGGCGCGCTTGCGCAGCTCGCGGTCGGGTTCGCTCAGCTTGTTGAGAGCACCCGACAGGGTCAGGTCCTCACCATCGACGGGAAAGCGCAGACCGGCCAGGGTTTCCTCGAACAGGCGGTTCCAGGCCGCCGCCCCCGTGACGTGGCGTTCGTGCAGCGCTTGTTCCAGTTCGTCCGACAGCTGATAAGGCCGGAACGCGCGCAGGTCGTGCAGCCAGGGCGCATAGCGGGACAGCGCCGTGCTTTCCGCCATTTGCGCATCCAGGCGCGCGTCCTCGATGCGGTTCAGTTCCAGGGTGAAGAACAGGGTCAGGGTCGAAATGTCGGTGACCCGTTCCTGCATGGATTGTTGGAACCGCGCACTGGCGCCGTCTTCCATGTTCTCCGCAAACTTCAATCCGGCGAAGCTCATGATTCGGCCCAGGCGCTCGCCGATGGCTTCATATTCCTGAACAGCCTTGCCCAGGTCATCGCCCGAAAGCGCGGCCAGACGGCCCTTGTAGGCCTCGGCAAAGGCCGCCGCCCGTTCCTGCGCCCAAGCCAGATCGGTCTCGATTACCGCGTCATCGGGCCCTTTGTAGAGGTCCGCCAGGTTCCAACGCGGCAAATCACCCATGGGCACCGCTGGCGCGGCACCTGTGTCGGGGCTGCGGGGGGCGGAAACATCTGAACGGCGGATATCGGTCATGGCTTGCATCCCTTCGGGGCATACGTAAAGTTCTCCCTGGATATAGAGTGGTTGCGGGTCAACGACAACCGGGGGGAGTCTGAGGGAAAATGAGCACTTACGCATGGCCGAACCTGGCAGCAATGTTTTATGCCCAGGCGGCGGAACTGGGCGACCGCCCGTTCCTGTGGGAAAAATCGGGCGGCGCCTACTGGCCGTTGAGCTGGGGCGACACGGCGTCGCGGGTGTCGCGCTTGGCGCGCGGGCTGCAGGCATTGGGCGTGAAGCCGGGCGACCGCGTGGTCCTGGTTTCGGAAAACCGGGCCAACTGGCTGATTTCCGACGTCGCCATCATGACCACGGGCGCCATCACCACCCCCGCCTATATCACCAACACGGAAGCCGACCATCTGCACATCCTGGAAGATTCGGATGCCGTCGGCGTTATCGTTTCGACCAAACGCCTGGCTGAACGCCTGTTGCCGGCAGCCCACCGGGCGGACGTCTGCAAGTTCGTGATCTCCATGGAGCCGATCGAGCTCGCGCAATCCTTCAGCTTCGACCTGCATCAATGGGACGACGTGCTGGCCATGGGCCAGGTCGGCCATGACAACATGGTCGCCATGGCGAACAGCCGAAGCATCGATGACACGGCCTGCATCATCTATACATCGGGCACGGGCGGAAAACCGAAGGGCGTGATGCTGTCGCACAAGGCGATCCTGCACAACGTCGAAGGTGCCACGGACGCGCTGCGCGAAATCGGCCTGGATGCCGAGGTGTTCCTGTCGTTTCTGCCCTTGAGCCATTCCTACGAACATACGGGTGGCCAGTTCTTCCCCATGTCGATTGGCGCCGAAATCTATTACGCCGAAGGCGTTGAACATCTGGTCAACAACATGGCCGAAGCCCAGCCGACCATCATGACCGCCGTGCCGCGCCTGTATGAAAGCATGCGCGCGCGCATCGAACGGGGTGTCGAGGCCGCCGGGGGCGCCAAGGAAAAACTGTTCCGCAAGGCCGTGGCGCTCGGCACCAAGCGCTACCTGGATCCGAACAGCCTGGGCCCGATCGAACGCCTTCAGGACGCCGTGTTGGACAAACTGGTCCGCGCCAAGGTCAAGGCCCGGTTCGGCGGGCGGCTGAAGGCCCTGGTTTCCGGCGGCGCGCCCCTGAACCCGGAGGTCGGCATCTATTTCACGGCGCTGGGTCTGCGCATCCTGCAAGGCTACGGCCAGACGGAATCGGCACCCGTGATCAGTGTCAACCGCCCCGTGAAGGTCAAGATGCACACCGTCGGCCCGCCGATGAAGAACACCCATGTCAGGATCGCGAACGACGGCGAAATCCTGGTTCAGGGCGATCTGGTCATGCAGGGATACTGGCGCGACGAGGACGCAACGGCCCAGGCGATCAAGGATGGCTGGCTGCACACCGGCGACGTCGGCCATCTGGACGACGACGGCTATCTGGTCATCACCGACCGCAAGAAAGACATCATCGTCAATTCCGGCGGCGACAACATCGCGCCGCAGCGGGTCGAGGGCGCCATCATCCTGGAGCCGGAATTCGCCCAGGCCATGGTCTACGGCGACAAGCGCCCGCATCTGGTGGCGCTGGTGGTGCCCGACGCCGACTGGCTGAAGGACTGGGCCGTCGCCAACGGCGTTTCCGGCAGCCTGTCGGAGCTGGCCGGCGACGCCGACCTGCACAAGGCCCTGGCCGCCGCCATGGACCGCATCAACAGCAAGCTCAACAATATCGAAAAGGTCCGCCGCTTCATCGTCGCCGACGCGCCCTTCACCGTCGATAACGAGCAGATGACGCCGACGCTCAAGGTGCGCCGCCACGTGATCCGGCAGATCTACGGGGCGCACCTGGAACGTCTCTATGGTTGATCCGGCGGGCTGACCAGTCCCGGCCACAGGGACGCGGGATCGAAGATTGCCGGGAACCAGGCCTTGCTGTCCTCGACCGCTTCTTCCATGAACGAGAAGTAGCTGGGCCAGGCCGGCAGGATGCGTCCCTCGACCTCGCCTTCGTCGAAGCTCAGTTCGGCTTCGAACTTGGACGCGATCTTCTGCATCTTGCGGTTTTCCGTCATGCACAGCATGTACACCCGGTCGATGCAGCGGTTGCGCGCGATGGTCAGCACCCGGCGCAACAGCGCCGTGCCGACGCCCGCGTTCTGCCACGGGCCTTCGACGGAGAACGCGACCTCGGCCATGATCCGCGGCATCAGACGCACCCGTATCAGTTCCCCGACCCCCCGCAATTCGCCGTCGATGAAGGCGCCGCCGACCACGGCGGCCGACCAGTCGAGCCGCGCGCAATATTCGTCGATTGCGGTGTCGGTAACCCCACCCCAGAAGCGCAAATGGCGATCATGGGGCTCAAGGCGCTTGAGGTGGCCTGCGAGCAAGTCTCCGTCCGCCGCCGTCAGCT includes:
- a CDS encoding N-acetyltransferase: MVHDVRKSEPTDQPGIFKRYPRAFPGENLIPLVASLLDDPASVLSLIALSASEITGHAACTFCKLEGQNRRVALLGPIAVDPDHQRQGVGQALVSDVFTRMAACDIDRIFVLGDPAYYQRFGFAPETGVEPPYPLPKEWRSAWQSRLLNGDDTSLSDRMAVPAPWRIPALWGL
- a CDS encoding AarF/ABC1/UbiB kinase family protein; translation: MSDRPPSDRNTVAGRVRRYARVGGTVGGLAAKLAGNRLFGLELDKGVHAADLQAALGGLKGPLMKVAQILATVPDLLPDEYVHELRKLQTSAPPMGWAFVRRRMASELGPDWQTRFGAFEREAAAAASLGQVHRAKSHDGRDLACKIQYPDMASAVEADLSQLKAVFALYRRYDRAIDPSQIHLELKERLREELDYGREARNMALYRAMLADEAGVHVPDVVDDLSTDRLLTMTWLSGAPLMDQVDSSLKHRNAIALNMFRAWYVPFYFFGVIHGDPHLGNYSVRPDATVNLLDFGCIRVFRPEFVGAVIDLYTALSTDDEALAVHAYETWGFENPSKEMIAVLNEWARFLYGPLLADRVQSIQETGGTAYGAGIAANVHKKLRELGGVTPPREFVLMDRAAIGLGSVFTHLRAEINWHRMFHDLIDDFDLDRLRARQTESLAQAGVPPVY
- a CDS encoding GNAT family N-acetyltransferase, translated to MANDIKDTKPAGMAVSVQDTAAPPSFRKLTAADGDLLAGHLKRLEPHDRHLRFWGGVTDTAIDEYCARLDWSAAVVGGAFIDGELRGVGELIRVRLMPRIMAEVAFSVEGPWQNAGVGTALLRRVLTIARNRCIDRVYMLCMTENRKMQKIASKFEAELSFDEGEVEGRILPAWPSYFSFMEEAVEDSKAWFPAIFDPASLWPGLVSPPDQP
- a CDS encoding RidA family protein produces the protein MAGPVFHFFDRAAAPVAPFSHAVECDGWVQLTGQMPTDPNDDTAPLPDGIEAQTRRVMDNLIIVLGELGLDLSHVLSCRLYLTRFERDYEAMNAVYKSYFPADRLPARTTVGVTGLARGALVEIDMVAKRPD
- a CDS encoding alpha/beta hydrolase codes for the protein MTDAPGSGQRVLRAGPAPEDSDHAPLVFIHGAFAGAWTWAEHFLPYFGKQGFSCLAVNLPGRKGMPDYDQLHDFGIQDFVDAVSEVVDTLPRPPVLIGHSMGGFVAQRLAMDRDVAAAVLMSSVPPTGLAGPSVALALSRPMLIWEIARIESTGEPLDSLETLHQSIFNSHVPKAVSERLLPWFQMESRRAVMDQHTVFMPPMMGLRGIPALVLGAEHDNLIPPAFVHGTAAFLGTQAHIFDGMGHAVMLEDDWEEAAETIADWLRELNV
- a CDS encoding M3 family oligoendopeptidase, whose protein sequence is MTDIRRSDVSAPRSPDTGAAPAVPMGDLPRWNLADLYKGPDDAVIETDLAWAQERAAAFAEAYKGRLAALSGDDLGKAVQEYEAIGERLGRIMSFAGLKFAENMEDGASARFQQSMQERVTDISTLTLFFTLELNRIEDARLDAQMAESTALSRYAPWLHDLRAFRPYQLSDELEQALHERHVTGAAAWNRLFEETLAGLRFPVDGEDLTLSGALNKLSEPDRELRKRAAKAVGKGLGDNIKLFSLTYNTLVKDKAIDDKSRGYPRPVSYRNLANQVEDEVVDALVTAVRESFPKLSHRYYKLKAKWFGVDQMEYWDRNAPLPTAADRKYSWDEARDTVLGAYGAFNPDMADIAKQFFDKRWIDAQPTAGKDSGAFAHPTVPSAHPYILLNFHGRSRDVMTLAHELGHGVHQVLAAPQGNLLADTPLTLAETASVFGEMLTFRAMLAGETDPARRRVMLAGKVEDMLNTVVRQIAFHMFESKVHDERAKGELSPERLGDIWMDVQTESLGPAFRYDDEYRHYWAYISHFVHVPFYVYAYAFGDCLVNSLYDVFQGGHPGFQAKYLDMLRAGGTLRHKELLAPFGLDASDPDFWHRGLSMLSGFVDELEQEF
- a CDS encoding heavy metal-binding domain-containing protein; amino-acid sequence: MIITTTDSVEGRQVSAYLGVVSGDAVMGTNIFKDFFAGIRDIVGGRSGAYEKELQKAKEFALEDMQARAAELGADAIVAVDLDYEAISSDKSCMLMVSANGTAVKLA
- a CDS encoding AMP-binding protein; this translates as MSTYAWPNLAAMFYAQAAELGDRPFLWEKSGGAYWPLSWGDTASRVSRLARGLQALGVKPGDRVVLVSENRANWLISDVAIMTTGAITTPAYITNTEADHLHILEDSDAVGVIVSTKRLAERLLPAAHRADVCKFVISMEPIELAQSFSFDLHQWDDVLAMGQVGHDNMVAMANSRSIDDTACIIYTSGTGGKPKGVMLSHKAILHNVEGATDALREIGLDAEVFLSFLPLSHSYEHTGGQFFPMSIGAEIYYAEGVEHLVNNMAEAQPTIMTAVPRLYESMRARIERGVEAAGGAKEKLFRKAVALGTKRYLDPNSLGPIERLQDAVLDKLVRAKVKARFGGRLKALVSGGAPLNPEVGIYFTALGLRILQGYGQTESAPVISVNRPVKVKMHTVGPPMKNTHVRIANDGEILVQGDLVMQGYWRDEDATAQAIKDGWLHTGDVGHLDDDGYLVITDRKKDIIVNSGGDNIAPQRVEGAIILEPEFAQAMVYGDKRPHLVALVVPDADWLKDWAVANGVSGSLSELAGDADLHKALAAAMDRINSKLNNIEKVRRFIVADAPFTVDNEQMTPTLKVRRHVIRQIYGAHLERLYG